The Magnolia sinica isolate HGM2019 chromosome 9, MsV1, whole genome shotgun sequence genome contains a region encoding:
- the LOC131255707 gene encoding receptor-like protein 7, protein MALISSKNPSFLIFFVILFSFLLPSSVFATTQKCIQEHFSALLHLKNGFHFSSYSLTTLPSWNSNNTDCCSWEGITCDGATGHVITLDLSELYISGRIDSESLFRLRSLQRLNLAYNEFAASPIPSGFDQLTSLTHLNLSRLPFYGQIPLEISRLTSLVSLDLSYTYYFNDSRILPLKLENPNIGTLVQNMSNLSELYLFRVNISAQGSEWGPAFFLSLPRLHKLSLRACGLSSSFYSSLSQFHFLSELDLSSNNLSSAVPSFPGSLHKLILRGCDLSSSIYASLSQHHFLSELDLSYTNLSSAVPSFPGSLRKLILYYCGLSDSIYSSLSQLHFLSELDLSHNNLSSVLPNFIGNFSSLTVLRLQNCSLSGSLPSFLVNLSKLEHLDLSLNSFSGPIPSSYGNQLLNLKEIILWRNLLNGTIPSSLLSLPSLQKLDLGGNGLGGRLDVIHNVSFTQLEVIYLDENNFHGMVPSFIFKLMKLRAIYLSFNNFSGVVELESFQPLKNLSSLDLSDNYLSIKDGGGNSNFISFPQIRSLSLRSCNISKFPNFLRNQEQMEYLDLSNNIINGGIPNWIWKIGNGTLYYFNLSRNALQRIEPPFLHVSFRDRIALDLSFNKLEGSLPIPPPSTSFFSLSNNSFSGEIPVSICNTTSLEALDLSRNRFSGWIPQCLGEVSDGLKVLNLQGNAFSGTLLQTFKKGCNLQTVDLSENQLEGQVPGSLANCTMLEVLNLGNNQINDAFPSWVEALSQLRVLVLKSNKFYGRITLPQSNKSFPMLQIIDLSFNSFIGGLPSNMFQSWNAMIEEGKSQSKFLGRRLNSSRSAVYYQDTVTVMMKGHQRKLTKILTIFTAIDLSNNCFQGDIPESIGILKWLRLLNLSGNGFTGQIPTSLENLRELESLDLSRNNISGEIPWQLTKLTFLSTLNLSQNQLVGSIPQIKQFSTFTNKSFEGNLGLCGPPLSRKCISTPSVMLTFEETPSELDWKFMWIGFGVGYGVGMGVLCWTLTLWATGRKEYNKFIDRMFLLIFSSTIFSLKR, encoded by the coding sequence ATGGCTCTCATCTCTTCAAAAAACCcatcatttctcatcttcttcgTTATCTTGTTTTCCTTCCTTCTCCCATCTTCTGTCTTTGCAACTACCCAAAAATGCATTCAAGAACACTTCTCTGCCTTACTCCACTTGAAGAATGGCTTTCACTTCTCTTCTTACAGCCTTACCACTCTCCCCTCCTGGAATTCAAACAACACCGATTGCTGCTCGTGGGAAGGCATCACGTGTGATGGAGCAACTGGTCACGTCATCACACTCGACCTCAGTGAGCTCTATATCTCGGGTCGGATTGATTCTGAAAGCCTCTTTCGTCTTCGGAGCCTGCAGAGGCTCAACCTTGCTTACAATGAGTTTGCTGCCTCTCCAATCCCATctgggtttgaccagctcaccagtttgacccatctcaacctctctcGGTTGCCTTTCTATGGCCAAATCCCGCTGGAAATCTCCCGCTTGACCAGTTTGGTTTCTCTTGATCTTTCTTACACTTACTATTTCAACGATTCTAGAATTCTACCCTTGAAACTCGAAAACCCGAACATTGGAACACTCGTCCAGAACATGTCGAATCTGAGTGAACTGTATCTCTTCCGTGTAAATATCTCAGCACAGGGAAGTGAGTGGGGCCCAGCCTTCTTCTTGTCACTCCCTCGTCTCCACAAGTTAAGCTTACGAGCTTGTGGTCTTTCAAGTTCCTtctattcttccctttcacagttccatttcttatctgaactcgacctcagctctaacaatctctcctctgcagtgcccagcttcccagGGAGTCTCCACAAGTTGATCTTACGAGGTTGTGACCTTTCAAGTTCCATCTATGCTTCCCTTTCACAGcaccatttcttatctgaactcgacctcagctataccaatctctcctctgcagtgcccagcttcccagGGAGTCTCCGCAAGTTGATCTTATATTATTGTGGTCTTTCAGACTCCATCTATTCTTCTCTTTCtcagctccatttcttatctgaacttgACCTCAGTCATAACAATCTCTCTTCCGTGCTGCCCAACTTCATAGGGAACTTCTCTTCTTTAACAGTATTGCGCCTCCAAAATTGCAGCCTGTCTGGATCCTTACCATCCTTCCTTGTGAACCTCAGCAAACTAGAGCACCTGGATCTTTCATTGAATAGTTTCAGCGGCCCAATTCCTTCTTCCTATGGAAACCAGCTTCTTAATCTCAAAGAGATCATCTTATGGCGTAATTTGCTTAATGGGACCATTCCGTCATCTCTGCTTTCACTCCCATCATTACAGAAGCTGGACCTCGGTGGTAACGGGCTGGGTGGTAGGCTGGACGTTATCCATAATGTCTCTTTTACACAGTTGGAGGTCATTTATTTGGATGAAAATAACTTCCACGGAATGGTGCCAAGCTTTATCTTTAAACTTATGAAGCTTAGAGCCATTTacctttctttcaacaatttcagtgGTGTTGTGGAGCTAGAATCATTTCAACCCCTCAAgaacctctcatctcttgatctTTCTGATAACTATCTGTCAATCAAAGATGGGGGTGGTAACTCCAACTTTATCTCCTTCCCCCAAATCAGATCGCTATCCTTGCGTTCTTGCAACATTAGCAAATTTCCAAATTTCTTACGAAATCAAGAGCAGATGGAATACCTAGACCTTTCCAACAATATAATCAATGGCGGAATACCCAACTGGATATGGAAGATTGGGAATGGGACTTTATACTATTTCAATCTTTCTCGCAATGCTCTGCAGAGAATAGAACCGCCATTTCTCCATGTTTCATTTAGGGACCGGATTGCTCTCGACCTTAGCTTCAACAAACTAGAAGGCTCACTTCCGATCCCACCACCCTccacttctttcttctctctttcaaaCAATAGTTTTAGTGGTGAAATCCCTGTGTCAATTTGCAACACAACATCCCTTGAAGCCCTCGATCTATCCAGAAACAGGTTCAGTGGTTGGATTCCACAGTGTCTAGGTGAAGTCAGTGATGGCCTTAAGGTGCTAAATCTCCAAGGGAATGCATTTAGCGGTACCTTGCttcaaacattcaaaaagggATGCAATCTGCAAACCGTTGATCTCAGCGAAAATCAATTAGAAGGCCAAGTGCCAGGGTCTTTGGCTAATTGTACAATGTTGGAGGTATTAAATCttggaaacaatcaaataaatGACGCCTTCCCTTCATGGGTGGAAGCTTTGTCCCAGTTGCGTGTTCTTGTCTTGAAATCCAATAAATTTTATGGCCGAATCACACTTCCACAATCAAATAAGAGCTTCCCAATGTTGCAGATCATTGATCTCTCTTTTAATAGCTTTATAGGTGGTTTGCCATCAAATATGTTTCAGAGCTGGAACGCAATGATAGAAGAGGGCAAATCTCAATCTAAATTCCTTGGTAGACGCCTAAATTCATCACGGAGTGCAGTATACTATCAAGACACGGTGACAGTAATGATGAAAGGACATCAAAGGAAACTGacgaagatcctaaccatcttcACGGCAATTGATCTTTCAAACAACTGTTTTCAGGGTGATATTCCAGAATCTATAGGGATTCTTAAGTGGCTCCGTCTGCTCAATTTATCAGGCAATGGTTTCACAGGACAAATTCCCACATCACTTGAGAACCTAAGGGAGCTCGAGTCATTGGATCTCTCACGGAACAATATCTCAGGGGAGATTCCTTGGCAGCTGACAAAGTTAACGTTCCTCTCCACGTTGAATCTTTCACAGAACCAGCTCGTGGGAAGCATACCACAAATTAAACAGTTTTCCACATTCACAAATAAATCCTTTGAAGGAAATTTGGGATTATGTGGACCTCCGCTATCAAGAAAATGCATTTCAACACCATCAGTAATGCTGACCTTTGAAGAAACACCTTCAGAACTGGATTGGAAATTCATGTGGATCGGATTTGGAGTCGGATATGGAGTAGGAATGGGAGTTCTTTGCTGGACCCTGACATTATGGGCAACGGGGAGGAAAGAATACAATAAATTTATAGATAGGATGTTTCTGTTGATTTTTTCCTCCACAATATTTTCTTTAAAGCGATGA